The following are encoded in a window of Nibricoccus aquaticus genomic DNA:
- a CDS encoding Eco57I restriction-modification methylase domain-containing protein, with protein sequence MARRQIYSLIFDSLRLEGALFVPAVLEKAARGEHTAQKPADYRLPKGLALVDEQGRGFRIATALYKTFEPTRARKDVDATQATIGFVTELIRDAFGYADFALCSEPVTLADRAYPVTAFAYEGRVPVIVAPHTLELDEPDERFAIVGSGLRRRSAYQLAQQFLNASPACTWALLTNGRQIRLVRDAETLARPAFLEADLELILRDQRYADFAAVWRLFHSSRAGATDTSDACIWETWKLEGQVQGERVRDGLRGGVTDALIALGTGFLEHRDNEALRLRLQTGELSVADYLQQLFRLIYRFLFLFTVEERGLLHVEDDRPEARRARDAFAQGYSSRRLRYRALRRAGFDRHHDLWIAVLVVFRGLARGEAHLALPALGGIFAPTQCPSLDAASLENRILLTAMRHLRWSAVSGQLAAIDYRNMDSEELGSVYESLLELVPTIDLAARRFGFVGLTDAGSTAGNARKMSGSYYTPDSLVQELIKSALDPVIAQKIADHPANPVEALLALAVCDPSCGSGHFLLAAARRLAEKIAELRAPDGAVRPDDYRHALREVASRCLFGVDLNPMAVELCRVALWLETVDPGKPLGFLNHHIRTGNSLLGVTPELIAQGLPDDAFSAIEGDDKAACSELKKRNRNEREGFGPLFQEEEQSIRDRLRRAASAIEEMDDSQADLLQHKEAAFASTEAAPEFRRAKFVADLWCAAFVIKKNYHVIAGGTSQNANSEPQIVTPVAGQLLHTQDELFGQLLPTAASAPSKKNKLQSEIQKPNSGLPVGITTKHLRDFVQGRPFSSEVQDKIKALASQYHFFHWHLAFPSVFDRGGFDCILGNPPWERVKLQEKEWFAERSPDIAQATNAAVRKRIIESVRINEPLLYGKFEEALRQSEGEAQLMRNSGLYPLCGRGDINLYAVFAERMRLLLNSEGRVGCVLPTGIATDDTTKFFFQDLVERKSLASLYDFENRNSLFPRADRNLKFCLFTVASPSCRPIESASFVFAAIRAEDLREQHRRFTLSPADILLLNPNTKTCSSFRSSLDAELTKAIYRKVPILIRDGPPEINMWRINFMRMFDMANDSVHFKEATELGQAGFQLQGNVFRKDGLCSWLPLYEAKMMHQFDHRFAHSEQPTVGQRIRGSSVDIDSDEHASSQVAALPRYWLEEEIVEKRIHGLRWSLVFRDVTGAVANIRTVVSTILGRVAVGHKAPLILINEFSAREASTFVATLNSFIFDYCARQKLTGISLSYFILKQLPAFSPDAFDRRCPWDDENKTLHDWLLPRVLELTYTAWDLEAFASDCGWAEPPFRWDDERRFLLRCELDAAFFHLYLGSESDWTQHADVLTHDLPTPRAAVAYVMNTFPIVKRKDEAQHGGIYRTKETILQIYDALQESIRSGQTYQTRLDPPPADIRCCHPRRFIVPAPEWMDRPLVLPSVPRGIVPPDRYRVIVVPHLLYQAGGRISFDRFRRAYWLLTEPNTLQRYAKSSVGTVAKGWAKVYREQLDKDMFIPHLQGAVLRDLHFIRVSGERWVELRRTEHVADDEHAIFDARLALLVADLWPTAEPIAPLSSNEEAALRELELVS encoded by the coding sequence ATGGCACGCCGCCAAATCTACTCGCTTATCTTCGATTCCCTCCGGTTGGAGGGTGCCCTCTTCGTTCCCGCCGTGCTCGAAAAGGCGGCGCGCGGCGAGCACACCGCCCAAAAACCAGCAGACTACCGTCTCCCCAAGGGCCTCGCCCTCGTCGATGAGCAAGGCCGCGGTTTCCGCATCGCCACAGCCCTCTACAAAACCTTCGAGCCCACTCGCGCCCGTAAGGATGTGGACGCCACCCAAGCGACTATCGGCTTCGTCACCGAGCTGATTCGCGACGCCTTCGGCTACGCCGACTTCGCTCTTTGCTCTGAGCCCGTCACACTCGCCGACCGCGCCTATCCCGTCACCGCCTTCGCCTACGAGGGCCGCGTGCCCGTCATCGTCGCGCCGCATACGCTCGAACTCGACGAGCCTGACGAACGTTTTGCCATTGTCGGTTCCGGCCTGCGTCGTCGCTCAGCTTACCAGCTTGCCCAGCAGTTTCTCAACGCCAGCCCTGCTTGCACCTGGGCGCTCCTCACCAACGGCCGCCAGATCCGCCTAGTGCGTGATGCCGAGACTCTCGCACGGCCCGCGTTTCTCGAAGCTGACCTCGAACTGATATTGCGCGATCAGCGTTATGCTGACTTCGCTGCGGTCTGGCGCCTGTTTCATTCCAGCCGTGCCGGTGCGACGGACACATCCGACGCTTGCATTTGGGAAACGTGGAAACTTGAGGGGCAGGTGCAGGGCGAACGGGTGCGCGACGGACTCCGTGGGGGTGTCACCGATGCACTAATAGCTCTTGGCACAGGATTCCTTGAGCACCGCGACAACGAGGCGCTGCGCCTCCGCCTCCAAACTGGCGAACTATCCGTCGCCGATTATCTCCAGCAGCTCTTCCGCCTTATCTATCGCTTCCTCTTTCTTTTCACCGTTGAGGAGCGCGGCCTTCTTCATGTTGAAGATGATCGTCCTGAGGCCCGCCGCGCCCGCGATGCCTTTGCCCAAGGTTACTCGTCCCGCCGCCTCCGGTACCGAGCCCTTCGCCGCGCAGGCTTCGACCGTCACCACGACTTATGGATCGCTGTCCTCGTGGTATTTCGCGGTCTCGCTCGCGGCGAAGCCCACCTCGCGCTCCCCGCGCTTGGTGGCATCTTCGCTCCCACTCAATGCCCCAGCCTCGACGCCGCGAGTCTCGAAAATCGCATCCTCCTCACCGCCATGCGCCATCTGCGCTGGTCCGCAGTTTCAGGCCAGCTCGCAGCCATTGACTATCGCAACATGGATTCCGAGGAACTCGGCTCAGTTTACGAAAGTCTCCTCGAACTCGTCCCCACCATTGACCTCGCCGCTCGGCGATTCGGTTTCGTCGGTCTCACGGACGCTGGCTCCACCGCCGGCAACGCCCGCAAAATGTCCGGCTCCTACTACACCCCGGATTCTCTCGTTCAGGAACTCATCAAGTCCGCCCTCGATCCCGTCATCGCACAGAAGATTGCCGACCATCCCGCCAATCCCGTCGAGGCCCTGCTCGCTCTCGCCGTCTGCGATCCATCCTGCGGCTCCGGCCACTTCCTCCTAGCAGCCGCGCGCCGCCTTGCGGAAAAAATCGCAGAACTTCGCGCACCTGATGGCGCCGTCCGCCCCGACGACTATCGACACGCTCTTCGCGAAGTCGCCAGCCGCTGCCTCTTCGGCGTCGATCTTAACCCGATGGCGGTTGAACTATGTCGCGTCGCCCTCTGGCTTGAGACCGTTGATCCCGGCAAGCCACTCGGGTTTCTCAACCATCATATCCGCACTGGCAATAGTCTCCTCGGCGTCACACCGGAACTCATTGCCCAAGGCCTCCCCGACGACGCGTTTAGCGCCATCGAGGGCGACGACAAAGCGGCTTGCTCTGAACTAAAGAAGCGGAACAGGAACGAGCGCGAAGGCTTCGGCCCGCTCTTCCAAGAAGAGGAGCAATCCATTCGCGATCGTCTCCGACGGGCGGCGTCCGCTATTGAGGAGATGGACGACAGTCAGGCCGATTTACTTCAACATAAGGAAGCCGCCTTCGCCAGCACCGAGGCCGCGCCCGAATTTCGCCGCGCGAAGTTCGTCGCCGACCTGTGGTGCGCTGCCTTCGTCATTAAAAAAAACTACCACGTAATTGCCGGTGGCACGTCTCAAAACGCGAATTCTGAGCCGCAAATCGTTACGCCCGTTGCCGGTCAGCTCCTTCACACTCAGGACGAACTCTTCGGCCAACTGCTTCCCACAGCCGCGTCCGCACCTTCAAAGAAGAATAAGCTTCAATCCGAAATTCAAAAACCGAACTCGGGACTTCCGGTCGGTATCACAACGAAGCACCTCCGGGACTTCGTTCAAGGCCGCCCGTTTTCCAGCGAGGTCCAAGATAAAATTAAAGCCCTGGCTAGCCAATATCACTTCTTTCACTGGCACCTCGCATTTCCCAGTGTCTTCGATCGAGGCGGTTTCGACTGCATCCTTGGCAATCCACCGTGGGAACGAGTGAAGCTACAAGAGAAGGAGTGGTTCGCCGAACGTTCTCCCGACATCGCCCAAGCGACCAACGCAGCAGTTCGTAAACGGATTATTGAATCTGTTCGGATAAACGAACCATTGCTCTACGGTAAATTTGAAGAGGCGCTGCGCCAGTCTGAAGGTGAAGCACAATTGATGCGCAACAGCGGACTCTATCCGCTCTGCGGTCGCGGTGATATCAACCTTTACGCCGTCTTTGCCGAGCGGATGCGCCTGTTGCTTAATTCGGAAGGTCGTGTCGGGTGCGTGCTTCCCACCGGAATTGCGACCGATGATACAACCAAGTTTTTCTTCCAAGACCTCGTCGAAAGGAAATCTCTGGCGAGCCTTTACGATTTTGAAAACCGGAATTCGCTATTTCCACGGGCCGACCGAAACCTGAAGTTTTGTTTGTTCACGGTTGCGAGTCCCTCCTGTCGGCCCATCGAATCAGCTTCATTTGTCTTTGCCGCCATAAGGGCCGAAGACCTACGGGAGCAGCACCGCCGGTTTACCCTCTCGCCGGCCGATATTTTACTGCTTAACCCGAATACGAAAACATGTTCGAGTTTCCGTTCGAGTTTAGATGCTGAGTTGACCAAGGCGATTTATCGAAAGGTGCCAATTCTGATCCGTGACGGGCCTCCCGAAATAAACATGTGGCGCATCAATTTTATGCGCATGTTCGATATGGCCAACGACTCTGTCCACTTCAAGGAGGCAACAGAACTCGGGCAAGCAGGGTTTCAACTTCAAGGAAACGTGTTTCGAAAGGACGGTCTCTGCTCTTGGCTGCCTCTATATGAAGCCAAGATGATGCACCAGTTTGATCACCGCTTCGCGCACTCGGAACAACCGACGGTCGGACAACGAATACGAGGGAGCTCGGTGGATATTGATTCGGACGAACATGCGAGTTCACAGGTCGCTGCTTTGCCCCGGTATTGGCTTGAGGAAGAAATTGTCGAAAAGAGAATTCATGGCCTTCGTTGGTCTTTAGTGTTTCGAGATGTGACTGGCGCTGTAGCCAACATTAGAACGGTTGTATCAACAATTCTTGGTAGAGTCGCCGTAGGGCACAAAGCTCCATTGATTCTCATCAATGAGTTCTCGGCCCGGGAAGCGTCGACTTTCGTCGCGACACTGAACTCGTTCATCTTCGATTACTGCGCACGTCAAAAGCTTACCGGCATTTCTTTAAGCTATTTTATTCTCAAGCAACTCCCGGCCTTTTCACCAGATGCTTTTGACCGACGATGCCCGTGGGACGACGAGAACAAAACGCTTCACGACTGGCTATTACCACGCGTTCTCGAATTGACTTACACGGCTTGGGATTTGGAAGCGTTCGCCAGCGACTGCGGCTGGGCTGAACCACCCTTTCGATGGGATGACGAGCGCCGCTTTCTGCTGAGGTGCGAGTTGGACGCAGCGTTCTTTCACCTCTATTTGGGCTCGGAATCCGATTGGACGCAGCATGCTGATGTGCTCACTCATGATCTTCCTACGCCACGCGCAGCCGTGGCCTACGTCATGAACACGTTTCCCATCGTGAAGCGCAAAGACGAAGCCCAGCACGGCGGCATCTACCGCACGAAAGAAACCATTCTCCAAATCTACGACGCCCTCCAAGAATCCATCCGAAGCGGCCAAACCTACCAAACCCGCCTTGATCCGCCTCCTGCAGATATTCGGTGCTGCCATCCGCGTCGGTTCATTGTTCCCGCACCCGAATGGATGGACCGGCCTCTTGTTTTACCGTCTGTGCCTCGAGGGATCGTCCCGCCGGATCGTTACCGCGTCATCGTCGTGCCGCATCTGCTGTATCAGGCCGGCGGACGTATATCCTTCGACCGATTCCGTCGTGCTTACTGGCTTCTAACCGAACCCAATACTTTGCAACGCTATGCCAAAAGCTCCGTCGGAACTGTGGCGAAAGGGTGGGCCAAGGTCTATCGCGAACAACTCGATAAGGACATGTTCATTCCTCACCTACAAGGTGCCGTGCTGCGTGACCTCCATTTTATCCGAGTATCGGGCGAACGCTGGGTGGAGCTGCGTCGGACGGAGCATGTCGCCGACGATGAGCACGCAATCTTCGACGCCCGCCTCGCTCTTCTTGTAGCCGATCTTTGGCCGACCGCGGAACCGATTGCGCCGCTTTCCTCGAACGAAGAAGCAGCCCTGCGCGAACTCGAACTTGTATCATGA
- a CDS encoding helicase-related protein: MSSAALILFNPGALVRARGREWVVQPGSSDSLLKLRPLGGSEEDITTLLPGLEPEAPTAATFPEPDPALRGNHTAAVLLRDALQLKLRAGAGPFRSFANIAVEPRAYQLVPLLMALRQPTVRLLIADDVGIGKTIEAGLIARELHDRGEIARFAVLCPPHLVDQWCSELARHFHFQAIALTSASVTRLEKNLPPGVSLFEHHPVVVVSLDYIKSDRHRAHFLSIAPECIIVDEAHSCSTGGQGRQLRFELLKQLADDVERHLILLTATPHSGDDTAFHNLLSLLRPDFARLADADATTHQRLREDLANHFVQRRRRDIEEWQDVSVFPKRLTAEITYRLTGAWGEFFDAVQDYCIGLAERTEAIGGAGRHMIWYATLALLRCVGSSPAAAERALNTRLTGTLEEMEALADEARLQDGDETDLSANDFEPAGALAETAQLKALIANARSLAGQKGDPKLKALCEHIQELLATGARPVVFCRYLATAHYVAAHLREHFKKATVDAVTGELTPEERELRVSDLAEAEQPILVATDCLSEGVNLQHGYTAVVHYDLAWNPTRHEQREGRVDRFGQKAKEVRCTMLYGQDNPVDGFILNVILRKAEAIRKDLGVLVPLPKDAERMNHAMIKAALLKRNRATRHADQLDFGFEKLLGEELKPLTTAWEDARENAKINRTVFAQRRIKPEEVLPEWRRQLDLIGDEAAIARFVQNACARLNAPLEPTRNAWRFLPKHLPPALRERLAQEDIDRDLLIDFHYPPDPRSHFIHRTHPLVAILADHLLEGALQDESSLAARCAATVTVDVSVVTTVFLLRLRYQLSSQKRGVTRTLMAEETVAIALEGRIDPRWIDDTGVLQLLEVKPSGNTGTEAATREITHALTLLRASTGRLENLARQRADALLQDHRRIREAADDQGRYAVTPSLPVDVIGVYVLLPDIL, translated from the coding sequence ATGAGTTCTGCCGCGCTCATTCTATTTAACCCTGGTGCCTTGGTTCGCGCGCGGGGACGTGAGTGGGTCGTTCAGCCCGGTTCCTCAGATTCTCTACTTAAACTCCGTCCTCTCGGCGGTTCCGAGGAAGACATCACTACGCTCCTCCCCGGGCTGGAGCCGGAAGCTCCAACCGCCGCCACTTTTCCCGAGCCCGATCCAGCCCTGCGCGGCAATCACACCGCCGCCGTGCTTTTGCGCGATGCTCTCCAGCTTAAGCTTCGCGCCGGGGCCGGCCCGTTTCGCTCCTTCGCCAACATCGCCGTTGAACCTCGTGCCTATCAGCTCGTGCCGCTGCTCATGGCGCTCCGCCAGCCCACGGTTCGCCTGTTGATTGCGGACGATGTCGGTATCGGCAAAACTATCGAAGCCGGTCTGATCGCGCGCGAGCTGCACGACCGCGGCGAAATCGCCCGCTTCGCTGTGCTTTGCCCGCCTCACCTCGTTGACCAGTGGTGCAGCGAACTCGCGCGTCACTTTCACTTTCAAGCGATCGCGCTTACTTCCGCCAGCGTCACGCGCCTCGAAAAAAACCTTCCACCCGGCGTCTCTCTCTTCGAGCACCATCCGGTGGTTGTCGTCAGCCTCGACTACATCAAGAGCGACCGCCACCGCGCTCACTTCCTCTCCATCGCCCCTGAGTGTATTATCGTGGACGAGGCCCATAGTTGTTCCACCGGAGGGCAAGGCCGCCAGCTACGCTTTGAGTTGCTCAAACAACTCGCCGACGACGTTGAACGCCATCTTATCCTCCTCACCGCTACGCCACACTCCGGCGACGATACTGCGTTTCACAACCTGCTCTCGCTCCTCCGTCCAGATTTCGCCCGGCTCGCCGATGCTGACGCGACCACGCACCAGCGCCTCCGCGAAGACCTCGCCAATCACTTTGTGCAGCGCCGCCGGAGAGACATCGAGGAGTGGCAGGATGTAAGTGTATTTCCCAAACGCCTGACCGCCGAGATTACCTATCGTCTTACCGGCGCGTGGGGTGAGTTTTTCGATGCCGTGCAGGATTATTGTATCGGCCTAGCCGAGCGCACCGAAGCCATCGGCGGTGCAGGCCGGCACATGATTTGGTATGCCACGCTCGCCCTCTTGCGCTGCGTTGGTTCCTCACCCGCTGCCGCTGAACGCGCACTCAATACCCGCCTTACTGGCACCTTGGAAGAAATGGAAGCGCTCGCCGACGAAGCCCGCCTCCAAGATGGCGACGAAACCGATCTCTCTGCCAACGATTTCGAACCCGCCGGTGCCCTTGCCGAGACGGCACAACTAAAAGCCCTCATCGCAAACGCCCGTTCCCTCGCCGGCCAGAAGGGCGATCCCAAACTCAAAGCCCTCTGCGAACACATACAGGAGTTACTCGCCACCGGCGCTCGCCCCGTCGTTTTCTGCCGCTACCTCGCGACTGCGCATTACGTCGCCGCCCACCTCCGCGAGCATTTTAAGAAAGCCACCGTGGACGCCGTCACCGGCGAACTCACCCCAGAAGAACGCGAGCTACGCGTCTCCGACCTCGCCGAGGCCGAGCAACCCATTCTCGTCGCCACCGATTGCCTTTCCGAGGGCGTGAATCTTCAGCACGGCTACACTGCCGTTGTCCACTACGACCTTGCGTGGAATCCCACTCGTCACGAACAACGCGAGGGGCGCGTGGATCGCTTCGGGCAAAAGGCAAAGGAAGTCCGCTGCACCATGCTCTACGGGCAGGACAACCCCGTGGACGGCTTCATCCTCAACGTCATTCTCCGCAAAGCGGAGGCTATCCGCAAAGACCTCGGCGTGCTTGTGCCACTTCCGAAAGACGCCGAGCGCATGAACCACGCGATGATCAAAGCCGCTTTGCTCAAGCGCAACCGCGCCACCCGGCACGCTGACCAGCTCGACTTCGGTTTCGAAAAACTTCTCGGCGAAGAACTCAAACCCCTGACTACCGCATGGGAAGACGCCCGCGAAAATGCCAAGATCAACCGCACCGTTTTCGCCCAGCGCCGCATCAAACCTGAGGAAGTTCTCCCTGAATGGCGACGCCAGCTCGACCTCATCGGTGACGAAGCTGCCATCGCTCGTTTCGTCCAAAACGCCTGCGCCCGGCTCAACGCCCCATTAGAACCTACGCGCAACGCTTGGCGTTTTTTACCGAAGCATCTTCCCCCTGCACTGCGCGAACGCCTCGCCCAGGAGGACATCGACCGCGACCTGCTCATCGACTTTCATTACCCGCCCGATCCCCGCTCGCACTTCATCCACCGCACGCATCCGTTGGTCGCCATACTTGCCGACCATCTGCTTGAGGGCGCGTTGCAGGACGAATCGTCCCTCGCGGCCCGATGTGCCGCTACAGTCACGGTCGATGTTTCCGTCGTCACCACCGTCTTCCTGCTCCGCTTACGCTACCAGCTCTCCAGCCAAAAGCGCGGCGTCACACGCACGCTCATGGCCGAGGAGACGGTAGCCATCGCCTTAGAAGGTCGCATCGATCCCCGCTGGATCGATGACACTGGAGTCCTTCAGCTCTTGGAGGTGAAACCGAGCGGCAACACAGGCACCGAGGCCGCCACCCGTGAAATCACCCACGCGCTCACACTCCTGCGCGCCAGCACGGGCCGTCTCGAAAATCTCGCCCGGCAACGCGCCGACGCGCTGTTGCAGGATCATCGACGCATCCGCGAAGCCGCCGACGATCAAGGTCGCTACGCTGTAACGCCGTCTCTGCCCGTAGATGTGATCGGCGTTTACGTTCTGCTGCCGGATATTCTCTGA
- a CDS encoding RNA-directed DNA polymerase produces the protein MKISLEQLYTAYRKAKKEAFQDTNCAHGLKFAKYEQRLAANFARLLKTINQTQPDWPTDINFIGALTCIPKSVTPPDTDKPVATIHCQSSDPEEQWKRRCSSRNRATADFRPVIDASVDYLVISALWVLEVGHLYDEKLDTRYAVGNRLRRWRPKPEAPAGTAGRLNTLSPDLFQPYFVAYGRWRSAGLKAMRTELKEGHRVVAVTMDLKRFYHQIDANFLLHEDYLAQIGLTLTKEQRTFTRQLIESFATFNRVLHEQIGGSARGLPVGLPASGLIANVVLSQFDRHVVSRLNPSYYARYVDDVFLVLRHSDEFADGAAFLGWLGEQLSPVATAIFPRNGESQTDGPALKLNLPYADGSELLFVGKKQKIFQLEGPHGLDLIGPIEEQIRQQTSEHRDLPHLPDTESRMAHRALLVTSDATLNADALRKADAVTLRRSGFAMLLGDVEAHVRDLDAASWSPLRHQFYDLAHRHLLTPNAFFDYSRYFPRIVGIMTACSDWDHARRFVGGFRALLACLRKTCKSPNNQFKRCLREACTTIAERMIEAVLQSARNDSRKVRELFKQIRKVLSLDAKGPTGTKQISEAREQMVLLDWARFTYATHWLKETVDADPPAKPKDFQVRELPPFRAMQIFQDAAKLPKPYWPALMFPTRPIPLREITARAPSLLEDGESLSAVVSGLRGTWMPEQTGLSLTSPAPDGPHKLVVPKIAGSVKSKPRVAITSIEVSDDEWAAAAEGTPSLTLERYRRLNSILDAVVAGRPKPDYVILPECCLPRQWAMQMAGKILARGVSLIAGLEYRVDSKKPDLLHNEALVALRTDFPGYQTGLFLLQPKRQPAWPELQHLDSDFGKALAPPSATSLFHPVYQHGGFHFGVLICSELTDIQNRRRFQGKVDALFIPEWNQDIESFATLVESAALDVHAYIVQANNRRYGDSRLRAPMKIHHQRDWVRVKGGLNDYFVIGAIDYMNLRRFQSHAIPPTGAGELFKPFPIGFPDRFAAARRTIPSPPQPTS, from the coding sequence ATGAAAATCTCGCTTGAGCAGCTCTATACCGCGTACCGCAAAGCCAAGAAAGAGGCATTTCAGGACACCAACTGCGCTCACGGCCTAAAGTTCGCGAAGTATGAACAGCGGTTAGCTGCAAATTTTGCGCGACTGCTCAAGACGATCAATCAAACTCAGCCAGACTGGCCGACCGACATCAATTTCATTGGAGCTTTAACGTGCATTCCGAAGTCAGTCACTCCGCCAGACACCGACAAGCCCGTCGCGACCATTCATTGCCAATCGAGCGATCCTGAGGAACAGTGGAAGCGGCGATGCAGTTCGCGGAATCGAGCAACTGCTGATTTCCGGCCGGTCATAGACGCGTCAGTTGATTACTTGGTAATTTCCGCGCTTTGGGTTCTTGAGGTTGGCCATCTTTACGATGAGAAATTGGATACACGATACGCAGTGGGCAATCGACTCCGTCGCTGGCGGCCAAAACCTGAGGCTCCAGCTGGCACGGCTGGTCGACTAAACACGTTATCGCCAGATCTCTTTCAACCCTACTTCGTAGCTTACGGTCGTTGGCGCTCTGCAGGCCTAAAGGCCATGCGAACCGAGCTAAAGGAGGGACACCGGGTAGTTGCCGTGACGATGGATCTGAAACGATTCTACCATCAAATCGACGCCAACTTTCTTTTGCACGAAGACTATTTGGCGCAGATCGGACTAACCCTTACTAAAGAACAACGAACGTTCACACGCCAATTGATTGAGTCATTTGCGACCTTCAACCGGGTTCTGCATGAGCAAATCGGCGGCTCCGCTCGTGGTCTTCCAGTGGGACTGCCGGCCTCTGGTCTTATTGCGAATGTAGTACTGAGCCAATTCGACCGCCACGTCGTCTCCCGCCTCAATCCAAGTTACTACGCGCGCTATGTGGATGACGTGTTCTTGGTGCTGCGCCACTCTGATGAGTTCGCGGACGGAGCGGCATTTCTCGGTTGGCTCGGAGAGCAACTAAGCCCGGTTGCGACCGCGATTTTTCCAAGAAATGGCGAATCACAAACCGATGGTCCTGCCTTAAAACTAAATCTGCCTTATGCAGACGGATCAGAGCTACTTTTTGTCGGAAAGAAGCAAAAAATATTTCAGTTAGAAGGGCCGCACGGCCTCGACCTAATTGGTCCAATTGAAGAGCAAATTCGGCAGCAGACTAGTGAGCATCGCGACCTTCCTCATCTGCCGGATACAGAAAGCCGAATGGCCCATCGGGCTCTGTTGGTCACTTCCGACGCGACTTTAAATGCGGACGCACTTCGTAAAGCTGATGCCGTAACCTTGCGACGTTCAGGATTTGCGATGCTGCTGGGAGACGTAGAGGCGCATGTGCGCGATCTCGATGCCGCTTCTTGGTCTCCACTACGGCATCAATTCTACGATCTCGCACATCGCCACCTGCTAACGCCCAACGCGTTCTTTGACTATTCACGGTATTTCCCGCGTATCGTTGGCATCATGACGGCGTGCAGCGATTGGGATCACGCCAGGCGTTTCGTCGGAGGCTTTCGTGCCCTACTGGCGTGCCTTCGGAAAACCTGCAAAAGTCCAAACAACCAATTTAAGCGATGCCTGCGGGAAGCCTGCACGACCATAGCAGAAAGGATGATCGAAGCAGTGTTGCAATCCGCGCGGAATGATAGCCGGAAGGTGCGAGAGCTTTTTAAGCAGATTAGAAAGGTTCTTTCGCTCGACGCAAAAGGCCCGACTGGAACTAAGCAAATTTCAGAAGCCAGAGAGCAGATGGTGCTACTCGACTGGGCGCGATTCACCTATGCCACTCATTGGTTGAAGGAAACCGTGGATGCCGACCCACCCGCTAAGCCAAAAGACTTCCAAGTGCGCGAGCTTCCTCCGTTTCGCGCCATGCAGATTTTCCAGGATGCGGCCAAGCTTCCGAAGCCGTATTGGCCCGCACTGATGTTTCCTACTCGCCCAATTCCGCTTCGGGAGATTACGGCCCGTGCACCCTCGTTGCTGGAAGACGGTGAATCGCTAAGCGCGGTCGTGAGCGGACTCCGTGGTACATGGATGCCCGAGCAAACAGGATTGTCGCTTACTTCGCCGGCACCCGATGGACCTCACAAACTAGTGGTTCCTAAAATCGCCGGCTCCGTAAAGTCGAAACCGCGCGTCGCGATCACCAGCATTGAGGTTTCGGATGACGAGTGGGCGGCTGCCGCCGAGGGCACGCCTAGCCTCACTCTGGAACGCTACCGTAGATTAAATAGTATACTCGACGCAGTCGTAGCGGGGCGTCCAAAACCAGATTATGTAATTCTTCCGGAGTGTTGCCTGCCCAGGCAATGGGCGATGCAGATGGCGGGTAAAATTCTCGCTCGCGGTGTCTCACTCATTGCCGGCCTTGAGTACCGCGTCGACTCGAAGAAACCGGATCTGTTGCACAACGAAGCGCTCGTGGCGCTTAGAACAGATTTCCCGGGTTACCAGACGGGGCTCTTTCTTCTCCAACCTAAACGGCAACCGGCATGGCCCGAGCTCCAGCATTTAGATTCAGATTTCGGAAAGGCACTCGCACCGCCATCGGCAACAAGTCTCTTTCATCCAGTTTATCAGCATGGCGGGTTTCACTTTGGGGTGCTAATTTGTAGTGAGTTAACGGACATTCAAAATCGCAGACGTTTTCAGGGTAAGGTGGATGCGTTGTTTATCCCCGAATGGAATCAGGATATCGAATCGTTCGCGACGCTCGTTGAATCAGCGGCCCTCGATGTGCATGCCTATATTGTGCAGGCTAACAATCGCCGCTACGGCGATAGTCGCTTGCGAGCGCCGATGAAGATTCATCACCAACGCGATTGGGTGAGGGTTAAGGGAGGGCTAAATGACTACTTCGTTATTGGTGCAATCGACTACATGAATTTACGCCGATTTCAGTCTCACGCGATTCCTCCGACGGGGGCTGGTGAGTTGTTCAAACCGTTTCCTATTGGTTTCCCAGATCGCTTTGCGGCAGCGAGACGAACGATACCGTCACCGCCGCAGCCGACTTCATAA